TAATCGGGCCAACTTCGCTGTCTTTTCTGGTTACATTTGGCCCGTTTTTCGCAAAACGCTTGACCCATTCATTGGTGGCACTTTGCACATCAGCAGGCAGGTCTTTGCCGAAATGCTCACGATAAGCTTCTCTCATCGCGTCATCATTGTGAGTTTCCAGCTGGTTGAACCAAAACATTGTTTCGTTTCGGAGAAGAGGATCTGGAATACTCACACGCCCGGACCATTCTGGATCAGTAAGCTGCCAGATATTAGAAACGGGGCATTTATCGCCGTATACTTCGGTATTGTAGGCCCAAACCCAAGGATTCAAGCTTGTGATTGCCGGGTTCTGATAGGCCTCAGGGGTTGTATCGGTCAGATCCGGTGGCATCCAGCTTGTACCGACGCCAGTTGGCAAAATCTGCGATGTAATGGAGGGCAAGTTGCTCATGTTAAAAACGTCGTGAGTGACGTTTCCAGCTGCCGCTTCCCGCTTCAGGATCAACTCTTGTTTCTGACCACCGAGCTTCACACCAGTCGCTTTAATCCCATAAAGCTTTGTGAAGTTGGCTGCCATGGTTTTGATCTTGCCGGTGGCATCGACTACGATGATAGGTGGTTCTTTCTTTGCAGCTTCGATCAAAGCTTCCAGGGAGTAGTTGTCATCCGAAATTCCCAATTCGGCTGCACCTACGGATGGCGAAGCTGCTATTGTTGCAACAATAGCCCCGCATAGTATTTGGTTTAAGTTTTTCACGTCATGTTCCTCTTCTGACGGTGATTAATTGGATGAAATTTGTGTGAGGCGATCACCGGCAGCATCGAACGCATGCAAATCGTTCTTGCTTACCGATAGTTGGATGAGCTGTTCAGGTTTTAGGTCGCCAATCTGTGCCTTCAATGCAAACAACCGTGTGCCGGCAATATCCAATTCAATGATCCAGTTACCTCCCGTGGGAACAAGATCTATGATTTGCGCAGAGCATTGTGGGTTGCCATTGGCGGAGCTTGCAGTGCTTGGTAGAATGTCAATTGTTTCAGGGCGAACTCCAATGGAGTGTATTGACTGGTCGCCAAGACAAAGCAGCTCAACGGCTTCGCTCAGCCAGTTTTTGAATATCGAGTTGTCCAGAGAGCCCATCTCGATGATATTGATTGGCAGTGTTCCGACAAACTCCGCCACGAACCTGTTGGCTGGCCGATCATAAATATCTTCCGGAGTGCCTATTTGCTGGAGACGACCTTCATTCATCACGGCAATTTTGGTCGCCAGTGTCATCGCTTCCCACTGGTCGTGCGTCACGAAGACAAATGTTGATCCCAGTTCAGCGTGAATTCGCTTAAGTTCGGTCCGCATGTCCAGACGCAACTTGGCATCCAGATTCGACAAGGGTTCATCCAGCAGAATGACTTTAGGGCTGACTGCTATCATCCGTGCTAGGGCTACACGTTGCTGCTGTCCCCCGGACACCTCAGATGGATACCTCTGCCTATACTTCTCGATACCTAGTTTCTTAACAACGGTATCAATGATTGTTTTGCGCTCGTTTGCGGGAACTTTCTTAATTCGCAAACCAAACTCAATATTTTCCTCAATGGTCATATGAGGCCAGAGCGCGTAGTTCTGAAACACCATTCCAAGCTGCCGCTTTTCAGGGGGAACGAAAATCCCTTCCGCGTTCGCGTCAACAACCTTATCACCGATTGAAATCTCGCCTGATGAGAGATTTTCAAGACCTGCAATCATACGCAAAGTAGTAGATTTACCACACCCAGAAGGTCCAAGAAGGCACAGGAACTCGGAAGCAGGAATCTCAAGGTTTAGATCCGTGACAGCGCGAGTGTTACCTCTGGTGTATATCTTATTGACATTACGAATACTTATGTTGGTCATTTGTTATCCTCCAATGCCACTGCCGAGATTGCTCTTGCCGACTTTTTGTCCGAGCCGGGTGCCGAGAAACGCTATAAGACAGATCATAATTGCCACGGCATTTGCCGCTTGGGTGTATCCAAAATCGACGAGTCGAACCGCATAGGTTGTGAGGAGATCAGTTCCGGGAACAGCCAGAAGGATGACAAGGCTTAAGCCCTTGATCCCTGAAATAAACGGCAAAAGTATCCCTGCAACGAGTGCGCCTCGATGGATGGGCAACACGATCGAGGTCGCACGCCGCCACCAGCCTGCACCTGCTATTTGTGCCGCTTCTTCTGGGTCTTTGCCCATTTGCATCATTGCCGCGATACCTGCGCGTGAGGCAAACGGCATTTGGCTTGCCAGTAGCGCAATGACGAGAATGTAGCCGGTGCCATAGAGCGACGGAATAGGACCACGCGGAACCGCAAACATGGAAAGGTATGCGGCGGCAAATGCAACTCCAGGCACAAGGTAGGGCAAGAACGTCACTTGCTTCAAGAATGCGCCCATCAACTGGAAAGGAGATCGGGCAACTATGTAGCCGACTATCAATCCCAGAACACCTGCGCCGATTGAGGCCGTTCCAACCATCCATACGGTATTCCAAGCGGCAACCCAGAATTCGCGCGTCAGCAACAACCCTTGAGGCATGGCAGTGGTTATGAGGTCCTGGCCGATCCAGTAATCAAGTGTGAAGTTGTCCCAAGTGAATACTCCAGGCATGTGCATTATGGTGGTAAGGAATAAGGCACCCAAAGGTATGATTGCACTCATCAAGACGAAGGTTGTAGCAAACCCAAATGCAGGGACGTGCCATTTCCCTAGCTCAGAGATTCTGTGCAGAGATCCTTTCGACCCGATTGTGACAAACCGCTGTGCCGCTTTGAGCAATTTCATATCGATCAGTACGGACGTTGCCCCCAAAACGACAATCGCGCCGGCAAGCACAGCAGACATTCCGTCCTGTCCAGTCGATATCGCCCGCAACAATGATGTTGCCAAGAGATCAAATTTAACCGGAGCACCAATGATGTAGGTGACGCCAACATCACCTAAGCATTTAGCAAAAACCAGTGTTGATGCAGAAATAATAGAAGGGCGGAGAAGTGGAAAAACAATCTTCCGGGCAACCAGCATTGGGCTGGCTCCAAGTGTCCGTGCGGCTTCTTCCAATTGGCTGTCGAATTGCTTCAGTGCGTTACCAACAAGCAAGATTACAAATGGCACGTAGTGAAATGCCAAAATTACTGTGATCGGAACGAAGCCATATGCGAGCCAGTCTGGAGGGGTAATGCCCAAACTTTCCAGCCAGCCAGAAGGTCCGCCTAATTTGCGGTTCCTAAAGATTACCATCCAAGCCAGCGCGAATGTCCAGGACGGGACCATATATGGAACGATCAAGGCCGTAGAAAACCAATTTCGGAACAGCAGGTCAGTTCTACTCACCAGCCAGCCGAGTAACCCACCCACCAGAAGCGTAGTAATGATAACGGACACTGACACCAATGCAGTGTTTATGAGCGGATTCCAGAAAATATAGGTCGATATCGGCGAGGACAATGCGCGGCGCAAGTAATAAAACGTTAATTCACCAGTGGAGTCATTTGCACGGGCTTGGTCAGCAAAATCTACCGTAATTGCATCCCAAAGCATAAGTATTACGGGTGCCAGAATTAGGTAAATTGCAAGAATGGAAAGTATTATTCCCAGCGCGACAATTGGGTTCCCTGCCCAAGATCTTGATTTGTACCAAATTTTTCTCAAGCGGAGAGCTGGACCACGTAGTGTTGGAGGAGCTTCAGGATTGACCACGTCTTATTTATCCTTCGAATTGAAACGTGCTTCATCGTTCAGCGCCTAAGCGCTGTAGCAATTTGACAGGTAGTGAGTTGTGCTAGGGGTCGTTGTGTGAGGGTTAGTTTTGCATAGCTTTACCGCTTTCAATGACCCTGCGTACGGTCAGCCAATCCACATCGTATTGAACCGGCAAAAATCGATTGTCGCCTCGGAATTCCTTGATCATTCGTGGTGGAAACTCGAACTCAAAGAAGCAGCTTTGTAATTGCTCAACCAGAGTTGAGTCCAAATTGTGTGCGTAGGCAAACGAAGAGGTTGGGAACAATGGGCTCGAATATAGGATTCTGAAATCTGACTTGTTGATTCGACCCCGCTCTGCCATGCGGTCAAATACATCAGACGCGACAACTGCCATGTCATAGTCACCATTGATCAATCCAAGGATTGATTGGCCGTGTCCGCCAGTCATGATCGGATCGTAATCCGTATTAGGTTCCAGCCCTTCATTTGGAAAAAAATGCAGAGCTGCATAATGCCCGGAATTTGATTGATAGGATGTATGGGCGACCTTCCGTCCCACAAGTTCTGTCAGTGAAGAGAAGGTACTTGAGCTACTAACAATGGCGATAGAATTGTACCGTCGAATACCTTCTAGTGTTCCTTTTGCTGCAAACGGATGAGCACCAGCTTGTTGGACCGCCTTAACAGTTGCACCCGTGCTAAACCCTGCGAAATGTAGCCGCCCTCTTCGAAAAGCATCAATTTGTGCTTGGGCGGATTGAACAGGGTAATAGACTATCTGACGCTGTGTACATTCCTCCAAATAACGTGTGAAGGGGCGAAACAGCTCAGCATAGATATTGGGCTCCTCGATTGGTGTGTAAGCCCAAACCAAGGTATCCGGATTGCGTAGCGAAGAGCGCTCCTCCGGCGGGTCTGCAAGCAAATCGCAATTGCTGTCCGTGTACTCTGAATTCAGTCCAGACGGTGCCGGACAATCGGATGCATTTGCAATGCACACGGTTAGAAGCATCGCCGTGAAACACCCGCACAATAGATTGCGCACTACACTGATTGGCGCTATCCTATTGATTGTATAAGCTTGCATCTCTTAGCTCCGCACCGGGATAGGTGATCTGATAAAAATAATGCACAGAAACCCTGTCAGAGTCCTGTCGGCTTAGGAGCGAATACATGAAAGTGCTGGTGATTGAAGACTGCGATGATGTCGCATTCGCTATCAAGGAACGCCTCAAATCTCGTGGCAACATGGTCGACCATTGCGCGAACGGAAACGATGGATACGAGCTCGCCAGGGTTGGTGACTACGACTGTGTGCTCCTCGATATAAACCTTCCCGGTGCCGACGGGTTTAGCATCATGTCCAAGTTGCGTGCAGAGAATATTGACACGCCCATTTTGGTGTTAACCGCCAGAGGCGAGCTGCACGACAAGATTGACATGCTTGACATGGGGGCTGACGACTACATGGTCAAACCCTTTTCTCTCGATGAAGTTGAAGCTCGCCTTCGAGCAATATTCCGCCGACAAACAGGCCAGGTAAATTCCATTTTGCAGGTCGGTAATCTGCAAATGGATCAGTCTGGTCGAATGGTCTTGCTAGATGGGGATTTGCTTGACCTTGGTAGGCGAGAGATGCAGCTTCTGGAATATCTGATGCAGAACAAGGGGCGAACTCTGAACAAGGAGTCTCTGGTTTCCAAATTATTTGGATTTGATGAGGCGGGCTCGCTAAATGCGGTGGAGCTTTTGGTTTCGCGGCTTCGCAAAAAACTTACCAATGCTCAGGTCCAGATAGTGACACAGCGTGGCGTTGGGTATCAGCTCATTGAATTGGTTGAATACGGCGCATAGATGAGACGCAATTCCATCAAGTTCAGATTATTTCTTTATAGTAGTGTTGTTCTCTCCGTGTTGTCAGTGCTTTCCGGAATTGTAGTATGGCAGGTCACGGCGAGAGCCGCGGATGAGGCCTACGACGGAGTACTGGGTGCCGCGGCGCTCTCAATCTCCGAAACAATTAGTATTGGCGACAATTCTGTCAGCGTTGATCTTCCCTACGCATCTTTTGCAATCCTCGGAACTTCTGGGAAAAATAGAATTTTCTATAGGATTGTAGATCCTTCCGGCAAACTTGTTACAGGAAACCCCGTCCTAGGAATCGAAAAAAAACTTCTCGCTGAAGACCAAATCGTTTTTTTTGACAGTATCTACCGCGACAACAAAATCCGCGTTTCACAAGTTGCCCAATACCACCAAGGAGGTGGAGGCGGCGGCTGGTTTAACGTATTTGTTGGCGAGACTCGGGAAACTCGTGATCAGCTTTCGCGAAGGCTGGCTGGCTTTGTGCTCTTTCCCACTATGTTGGCAATTGTTCTTGCTGTGTTGTTACTTGTATTGGCAATTCGATCTTCTTTCCAGCCGTTGCGACGCATTGAAAAAATGCTTAAAAAACGGAGCCCAGCTGATCTGTCGCCGATTAGCCCTGGAGTTCCCACAGAAGTTGAAGCACTCGTGGACACCATAAATGGGTTCATGGATCGATTGAATGGCACGTTAGAAGGGTTGCGACGGGTAAGCGCAGATGCTGCGCATCAGTTGAGAACTCCACTTGCGGCAATACGCGCAGTCTCTGAACTCGCGCTGGACGCAAGCCCAAATCAGCCATTTGATGATTACATTCGAAGGATTCACAGCAATGCGGTGACAGCGACTGAGTTGGTCAATCAGCTGATGACCGAGGCACGCTTGCTTCATTCATTGGAAACGGGCGCCAATGAACCTGTCGATTTGTTACACACCACAAATAGAGTGCTGAGCCGAATTCGAACTGAGTGCTGGAAGGCTCATGAACTGCCGCACATCTCTGTTCGCAGTGATAGGCTGGCTAATGAAACGTTCAATTTTAATCCGGTCATAATAAATGAGGTGCTTAAAAACATTGTCGACAATGCCATCAAGCACGGCAAGGGGCCAATTACTGTGATTTTAAGCGACCGAGCGGATCAAGTCATCATTCAGGTTTGCGATCGCGGCCCTGGAATTCCGGTGGAAATTCGAGGCAGGGTTTTTGAAAGATTTGTCAAAAATCCCGATGAAAAGCACGGGTCCGGACTAGGTCTTGCAATCGTCCACCAGGTTATCCAATCCTGTGGTGGTGAGATCCGGTTGAACGAAAGGAAATCGGGAGGGCTTGAGGTCGAACTACGGTTACCGAGATGGCCGGTTGTGAGGACAAATCATGGAGCGTAAGAGTCTGAGCTGGCCTTTTTTATTGGTCATATTACTGTCATTTGTGTCGTCAGTTAAAGCACAGCAAAGCTTCGATAACGTCGACATTGTTGGGACTGCTCCCCTGTCTCTCGTGCAACCGTTGATCGATCGGATCAATCAAAACGCGAATGGGTTTAGTGTTGATTATACTCAGTGGCGCGAAAGCGATATTCTAGCAACTTTAGAAACCTCTTTTCTGGGAAACCAAGCCATTGATATTGCATTGCTGCCAACACCTGACTTGGGTGTTCGGCTAGCAAATGAGGGCAGCCTCGCGCGATTGGCCGTTCTTCCAGAGGAACCCGACAGAAGTCATTGGCGTCAGGAAGTATTCAGTATTCTTTATGACCCTGCGGTTTTGGTTGTGCGAACCGAAGCGTTTGGTGCGCAGAAATTACCAGTAAACCGAAGAGAGCTTGTTGTTTTTTTGAACGCAAGCACCAATGAAATGAGAAAGAGAGTTGGACTGGTAAATATCGGCATTGATTCCCAGAGTTATGGGTTTGCGGCGCAAGATCAATTGCGATCACTGTTATTTTGGCAGGTCATGCGAGCATTTGGCAATCTGAATGCGCGCATATTTGAAACAACAGGTGAATTGGTTGAGGCATTGCAGTCAGGCGAGATTGATTTGGCATACAATGTCCCCCTCTCGCAACTGACCCGCATAGACCTTGATGGACTTGGGGTTGTTACCATGGATGATTACACAGTCGCGATACCATGGGTTGTTGTATCTCCACCGGGAGTTCATAGATTATACGTTGAAAATACTATTCGTTTGCTTCGTGAAAGTAGCGCCCAGTTTTTCCCTTCGACCTTAATAAGCGAGCTAACTAAAGCTGATACAACTGAGTTGAATTTTCAGCGCGTCAAACTGGGTCCTGAACTGCTTGTGTTTCTCGACCCCATTAAAAAAACAGATATACTCGAAAATTGGTTTCAAGCGGTTATCGGCCAATAGGAGCGTTGTTGCACAATTTAGCTTGCAACTTTCCCATTTGTTAGCATGGGCCGATTGCGCGTCTTTACAATGAGGGAAACACTAATTCTCGCGACCGGAAATTCTATTGATCTAAAACCAAGTAGGCCAAAGTCATGATGACGGGCCAACATGCCACTCCTGCGCTTTTGGCGCTCTAGAGCCTCCCATATAGGGCAACGAGTTCTACTTGGCTGTTCACTTGGGTTTTCTCGTAGACCACCTTCAAACGCTGGCGAATGCTGGTTGGTTTCAAACTCATAATCTCCGCAATCATGGCAGGCGTATTCCCTGATGCCAGAAGATCAACCGTGGAAATTTCACTTTCCGACAAGCCGAAAAGAGCGTGTAGTTTTTTCTGTTTGATAGCGCTTGTATCGCTACATTCCGTGCGAATTGCACAGACTTTGAACGGCATGAAGAAGTGTCTCAAAATCAGTGGGATTTGGATAATTAAGATATTGATATGCCGGTCTTCATCTCGAAACTGATAGGCGTTGCTCAAAGACAGGTTGGCGTCACTGGAGCAAACCTGCATGAGCTCTTCATGTAGAGCTTGATTCATCTCACGAGGAAGAAGATCAGACAAACGGCAGTGTTTTGTTATTTGCCCATTGCTGTCGATGTTGGAGCATTGCTCTCCGTTGGCATCAAAGATGAAAACTTGTGAATCGGTCCCTTTGAAAAACTGGCTAAACTCGGTAATCCGCTGAAAAGCGATTTCCTCTGCCTTCATGATCGCCTGTTCGAAAAGCGGACGCACCTGCTCAATCAACCCCTTCTCGGCATCTGATATCATCGGGTGATCGTTTGCAAAATGCAGCATCAGCCCCCAATACCCGTTGGGCGTCAGAAGTCGAATGGCGATGAGCACACCAAAACCGTGGCGAAACAGGAAATCTTTGTAGAAAGGATTTTCTGCCTTTATCTCACGACTTGCAAAGACATTGTCGTCAGTGGCATAGCCTTTTTCAATCATCAGTTGAGTGACAAATTCCCGGGGTCCTTCAGGTGCCATCCCCCTTCAATGTACTCTTGTACAGTCCGGCCTAGTCGAGTTGAGCATGACATCCATACTCCTCTGAAAGTGGGATTTGTGGGAACAAGGATAGCACCGGTTGCACCGAATACCACAACGACAGCGTTACAAACTTGCTCCCAGTGTTGTGCATCGTGTGTTGCTAAATCGAGCAATCGTTTCAGGTCATCAATCTTGCGCTGCATGCCCGTGTCACTTCCACTTTTAGGCGTTTCATCGCGATCCTTCAAAAGCAATAAACTGTCAATAATGCCCAAGCTCAAACGTAAAAATTGGGTTCCTTCAGGACACAATTTCTTGGGAAAGCAGAAATGAAGCAAAGCAAGAGAAAAACTCGGCACTGCCTACCATATGGTACTTGGAGGAGAGTTATTTCGCAAATACTAACTAAAATTAGTAATTTTGCAATTGATACGCAAAGTCAACTCTATTGTAGTGAGTCCCTCTGGCGTTGACTTATTGCCTTGTTTGAAAAGAGTATTTACGGTGAAATTAGCGCTGAAATTTCTGTATCTCATGCCCGTGTTGACCATACTTGCGGCAGTTAGTCTCCCATTTTTTGCATCGGCAATAGCTCAACCTCAGACAGTTGAATTCAGGCAAGTCATTGGTATTGCGGATGGCGACAGCCTGAATATCCGGTCCGGGCCGGGGCGGAATTACCAAGACTTTGGTGATCTAAAGAATGGCGCCATTGTAAAAATTTATGGCTTTGATGCTTCCGGCCGTTGGGCCAAGCTGCGGGTGCGTGGCCAAGATGCATATGTTTCAGCCAAATACCTTGCGCACGTTCAAGAGAACTCTCATCCAGCCCCCCAGCCGAATGGTATCAGTCTCGGCGCTCATTTGGTTACGGGTATTGCCAGGGATGATCCCGACGGTGGCTTGAATGTACGTCGCAAGCCAAATCGCGCCAGTCGCATCAAAGCAACTTTGCCACTAAATACACCTGTAACCGTAAGTGATATCAGTGCTGATCGTAAATGGTCCTTTATCCGCAGCGCCAATGGTAAGGGCTGGGTGCGTAACAAATATCTGGTCAAAGCTCTGCCACGCAATGGCCAAAGCCCGGAACTACAGCCAGTCGAATTTGACAGGGACCCGCAGGGTTGGTCACTGCCATCAATCTATTCTGTTACTGGTGTTTCAGGTGGCGACAAATTATGGGTGCGTAACAAGCCCAGCCACAAGTCTGCCTCAGTCTCCAACCGCGCGCCCAATGACGCGATTGCTGTCCTTGCTTGGCTCAACAATGGCTGGGCGAAGGTCTCGGTGGGGCAAAATATCGGTTATGTGAATGGCCGGTTTCTAAAACGCGGCGGCGGCCAACATACTGTGAATGGGTTTCCTCTCGGGTTGACCTGTGCTGGCACGGAACCGTTCTGGGCATTCAATTTCAATGCAGATAAGACA
The window above is part of the Pseudovibrio sp. Tun.PSC04-5.I4 genome. Proteins encoded here:
- a CDS encoding ABC transporter substrate-binding protein gives rise to the protein MKNLNQILCGAIVATIAASPSVGAAELGISDDNYSLEALIEAAKKEPPIIVVDATGKIKTMAANFTKLYGIKATGVKLGGQKQELILKREAAAGNVTHDVFNMSNLPSITSQILPTGVGTSWMPPDLTDTTPEAYQNPAITSLNPWVWAYNTEVYGDKCPVSNIWQLTDPEWSGRVSIPDPLLRNETMFWFNQLETHNDDAMREAYREHFGKDLPADVQSATNEWVKRFAKNGPNVTRKDSEVGPIIGTPGLKDPHFGFLSTSIFRKKYGYAMGICGGMKPFAGQLTPRVAVIASGTDSPNAAKLFVHFMMRGEGMEPQLIDGKIATNVNTSMPADEGSGVANYVDQLHVTDSTTTDQDFSKLQDWQDLWTIYSR
- a CDS encoding ABC transporter ATP-binding protein, translating into MTNISIRNVNKIYTRGNTRAVTDLNLEIPASEFLCLLGPSGCGKSTTLRMIAGLENLSSGEISIGDKVVDANAEGIFVPPEKRQLGMVFQNYALWPHMTIEENIEFGLRIKKVPANERKTIIDTVVKKLGIEKYRQRYPSEVSGGQQQRVALARMIAVSPKVILLDEPLSNLDAKLRLDMRTELKRIHAELGSTFVFVTHDQWEAMTLATKIAVMNEGRLQQIGTPEDIYDRPANRFVAEFVGTLPINIIEMGSLDNSIFKNWLSEAVELLCLGDQSIHSIGVRPETIDILPSTASSANGNPQCSAQIIDLVPTGGNWIIELDIAGTRLFALKAQIGDLKPEQLIQLSVSKNDLHAFDAAGDRLTQISSN
- a CDS encoding iron ABC transporter permease, translating into MVNPEAPPTLRGPALRLRKIWYKSRSWAGNPIVALGIILSILAIYLILAPVILMLWDAITVDFADQARANDSTGELTFYYLRRALSSPISTYIFWNPLINTALVSVSVIITTLLVGGLLGWLVSRTDLLFRNWFSTALIVPYMVPSWTFALAWMVIFRNRKLGGPSGWLESLGITPPDWLAYGFVPITVILAFHYVPFVILLVGNALKQFDSQLEEAARTLGASPMLVARKIVFPLLRPSIISASTLVFAKCLGDVGVTYIIGAPVKFDLLATSLLRAISTGQDGMSAVLAGAIVVLGATSVLIDMKLLKAAQRFVTIGSKGSLHRISELGKWHVPAFGFATTFVLMSAIIPLGALFLTTIMHMPGVFTWDNFTLDYWIGQDLITTAMPQGLLLTREFWVAAWNTVWMVGTASIGAGVLGLIVGYIVARSPFQLMGAFLKQVTFLPYLVPGVAFAAAYLSMFAVPRGPIPSLYGTGYILVIALLASQMPFASRAGIAAMMQMGKDPEEAAQIAGAGWWRRATSIVLPIHRGALVAGILLPFISGIKGLSLVILLAVPGTDLLTTYAVRLVDFGYTQAANAVAIMICLIAFLGTRLGQKVGKSNLGSGIGG
- the phnD gene encoding phosphate/phosphite/phosphonate ABC transporter substrate-binding protein; this translates as MQAYTINRIAPISVVRNLLCGCFTAMLLTVCIANASDCPAPSGLNSEYTDSNCDLLADPPEERSSLRNPDTLVWAYTPIEEPNIYAELFRPFTRYLEECTQRQIVYYPVQSAQAQIDAFRRGRLHFAGFSTGATVKAVQQAGAHPFAAKGTLEGIRRYNSIAIVSSSSTFSSLTELVGRKVAHTSYQSNSGHYAALHFFPNEGLEPNTDYDPIMTGGHGQSILGLINGDYDMAVVASDVFDRMAERGRINKSDFRILYSSPLFPTSSFAYAHNLDSTLVEQLQSCFFEFEFPPRMIKEFRGDNRFLPVQYDVDWLTVRRVIESGKAMQN
- a CDS encoding response regulator transcription factor, whose amino-acid sequence is MKVLVIEDCDDVAFAIKERLKSRGNMVDHCANGNDGYELARVGDYDCVLLDINLPGADGFSIMSKLRAENIDTPILVLTARGELHDKIDMLDMGADDYMVKPFSLDEVEARLRAIFRRQTGQVNSILQVGNLQMDQSGRMVLLDGDLLDLGRREMQLLEYLMQNKGRTLNKESLVSKLFGFDEAGSLNAVELLVSRLRKKLTNAQVQIVTQRGVGYQLIELVEYGA
- a CDS encoding sensor histidine kinase, which codes for MRRNSIKFRLFLYSSVVLSVLSVLSGIVVWQVTARAADEAYDGVLGAAALSISETISIGDNSVSVDLPYASFAILGTSGKNRIFYRIVDPSGKLVTGNPVLGIEKKLLAEDQIVFFDSIYRDNKIRVSQVAQYHQGGGGGGWFNVFVGETRETRDQLSRRLAGFVLFPTMLAIVLAVLLLVLAIRSSFQPLRRIEKMLKKRSPADLSPISPGVPTEVEALVDTINGFMDRLNGTLEGLRRVSADAAHQLRTPLAAIRAVSELALDASPNQPFDDYIRRIHSNAVTATELVNQLMTEARLLHSLETGANEPVDLLHTTNRVLSRIRTECWKAHELPHISVRSDRLANETFNFNPVIINEVLKNIVDNAIKHGKGPITVILSDRADQVIIQVCDRGPGIPVEIRGRVFERFVKNPDEKHGSGLGLAIVHQVIQSCGGEIRLNERKSGGLEVELRLPRWPVVRTNHGA
- a CDS encoding LuxR C-terminal-related transcriptional regulator, coding for MIEKGYATDDNVFASREIKAENPFYKDFLFRHGFGVLIAIRLLTPNGYWGLMLHFANDHPMISDAEKGLIEQVRPLFEQAIMKAEEIAFQRITEFSQFFKGTDSQVFIFDANGEQCSNIDSNGQITKHCRLSDLLPREMNQALHEELMQVCSSDANLSLSNAYQFRDEDRHINILIIQIPLILRHFFMPFKVCAIRTECSDTSAIKQKKLHALFGLSESEISTVDLLASGNTPAMIAEIMSLKPTSIRQRLKVVYEKTQVNSQVELVALYGRL
- a CDS encoding SH3 domain-containing protein, which translates into the protein MKLALKFLYLMPVLTILAAVSLPFFASAIAQPQTVEFRQVIGIADGDSLNIRSGPGRNYQDFGDLKNGAIVKIYGFDASGRWAKLRVRGQDAYVSAKYLAHVQENSHPAPQPNGISLGAHLVTGIARDDPDGGLNVRRKPNRASRIKATLPLNTPVTVSDISADRKWSFIRSANGKGWVRNKYLVKALPRNGQSPELQPVEFDRDPQGWSLPSIYSVTGVSGGDKLWVRNKPSHKSASVSNRAPNDAIAVLAWLNNGWAKVSVGQNIGYVNGRFLKRGGGQHTVNGFPLGLTCAGTEPFWAFNFNADKTITFKRADRPNPRLAGLQMTAPSTETNSYPYSFRAGRFSGALDQEVCSDGMSDISYGWSLRLIRTQPNGTTANMYGCCRLP